The Hevea brasiliensis isolate MT/VB/25A 57/8 chromosome 1, ASM3005281v1, whole genome shotgun sequence DNA segment attttaatattatttttaaaatatttaattattttatttaaataatattaaaaaatgacttttgttaatattaaaatattatttttatattgtataattaattaattaatttgtttatatatcaaataatttatttaaataaattatttaatatttaattattttttaatattaaaatattttttttttaatattaaaatattatttgttATATtgtgtaattaattaaataaaaataatattttttttattcaatattattaattggaatagtaataaattttaattttaattaattatataaaaatataaaaataattttttatattctaatttaattaataatattgaataataaaaataatatttttatttttattaattaattatataatataaaaataatattttaatattttaaaaaataattaaataattacacattttccttaattagattaatttgagtataaatcaaaatttatgaattaaattaaatcaaaaattaaaaataaactaaactaaaattttcaacaaATACAAAGTCAAATTGAACcttgttccttttttttttttctttttttcttttactttattttaccTCTACACTTTCCGaataaaagagagagaaaggaatTTCATTTTCATCACTCTTTTCACCATTTGATTTGtatcattaaaattatatagtataattatgattttatattaatatttaatataaaattataaataaataataattaaatacataattatatatatcatttttattccttttaaaagtaagttaattataatttatgtGTATTTAATATGAATAATTTGTATCTTGTCTTTTTAAGTGGGTTTgagtatttaattattataaataaagaaGATACCTGTAAGAAGCATTTTAATCCTTAATGAGCCTATTTGATGcaaacataattaattataacCCATTGGATTGAAAATATTTATGGAGTATCTAAAAAGAAAAgcaagtaaattatatatgtatgATCTCTCATTGAgacttaaattattatttatggtGATATTATATAATTTCTCTGTCCCTTTAGTAATTTATAGCCAAATCTCTAAAGTTTTgtaaaatttacaaattaatccCTGCTCAAAGTTTAAATAGCGATTGGGCTCCTCTGTTTCAATTCTTTTAAATAAATTGACCATTCAATActctttataataatttaatgaaCATAAGCGGCTTTGTATTAGCCCTCATTAAGTTGGTTTcatttaagaaaaattattatttagttattatattttaataaaattaattattaatttttttattttagaaaatatattatttaatttacatattttatttttattaaactattttcttagtcaaagaattttaatattaataaattattatttaatttttttatattaataaaactaattaattaattcttatattttaaaaatacattaataaatccttataatttaatttttaattaactcTTCAGTAACTCCCATTATTTTTTATATCCAAATTGCATTAACCTTTTCCTCCTCATCTCTTCATATATTTTTCCCCCTACACTCTTTTCTCCtcattatctttttattttttatcttttaatagaAATCAGTATAAATAATATGCATATTGCGTAAAAAGGTTAGTCAATTTTCCTAATTCTCCATGTATTGAAAGTgataatttacaaaatttatttttcaaaagagaaaatacaaaaataatatctataaaattgaatgaaaatatttgaagaatttaaaagaaaatgtaaatttatatttattctctaaatagtaaaattttcattttcatctaaAATTAGtatttcaaaatattattttttaaaatataataaataactaattagtttcattaaaataaagagattgaataataattttttcaaaatataggaactaattaattaattttattaaaataaaatgattaaataataatttgagatatattaattaatataaaatgtaaaaattaaatagtaatttttcttcTAATTTAATGAAAAGCGAACCcgagaaatatttttaattttatttttgaactTGCATTATTAAGACCAATATTATTCATCAAAAGCTATAGACTCCACAATGAAGTAATGAATAAAGAGATTCGCACATCATTTATCAAAAAAGGCATAGGATtcattgtaataatattaattattacatattaatattataataaatagttattattattattattatctaaaaaaatttaatttaactatatataagaaaaattaaaaattaattatattaatttattaattatatccaATAAATACATatactaattttatatatatttcattacAAATGGACATGATTCTATGAGTCCCATATATACCTGATGATGAATGGGCTGAGGTAAAAATTTTACCATATCCGATTCCAAAACGATCGGTCAGCGTTATTTATCTGATCTTCCAATAGCCGCCTTCAAGTTCCAGGATTATTTTCTCTGATGAAGTTCGATTATGATCTTCTCATCGAAATTCTATGCCGTCTACCCATTGAGTCTCTCCTACGCTTCAGATGCTTGTCACAAAAATGTTCGTCCCTCTATTGACAGCCCATATTTCATCAACACCCACGTTAATCAATCTATGAAAACTAGCACCAACCGTAGCCTCATTATTGATGATCTCAATCCAGATGGCTCGATCTTCGCTTTGGACTTAAGACTCATCAGATAGATGCCCCGTGGAGCTCCATCGCCCCTAAAAGTCGCACGTTGATACTTTTTCTTTGTAACAGGCGGATGGCGTGGAGATCTTTGCAAGTTTTACAAAGATGTTTTTGGTTCTTGCAATGGCTTGCTTACGATGGTAAACGCATGATCTTCTGGAATCCAGCGACAAAGAAGCACCAAATTGGTGAAGGAGTGATCCTGTGGAAGCCACCAACGAAGAGGGACCAAATTTTATCCACAATGCTGCGTGGATTTAGCTACGATGCTATTAACGATGACTACAAGGTGATCATAATGACTCAACCCTACATGGAAAACAATATGAGAGTTATGGTTTACAGTTTGAAAGGTAATTCTTCAAGAAGAGTTGAGGACCTCCTTGATTATTCTTTTGTTAAGTATAATAGGCATGAATCCAGTAGTGGTGTTATTTTTAATGGGTCACTGCATTGGGTGGTTGATCGCAAAGGAAAGGTTTTCAATAGATTTATACTTGCATTTGATCTTGGGGATGAGAAGTTCTGCTAGGTGCCAAAACCTCTTATAAAGAATCTTTATTACATACATGTGGCAGAACTTGGAGGAAGCCTTGCTTTAAGTAGTGCGGGGTCACGCTGGGATTTTGAGATATGAAAGAACAAGGAATCAAGGAGTCTTGGACTAAATTATTTTGTATCTCCAGTGATCAGCATGGATTTCTTATCGTTATACACCCTATCTGAAACCTTTATGTTATTTAAAAACTAAAACTGGTGATAATGTATtggaaaggcagctgttagccgtcacttattttgcatttatttagggtATTTGTTTAGGACATATCTGttagcttgattaggaacctatttgttagctgtaattttttatatatatctttgatttctaGGGCAATAAACATCAAAATTCTTATTctaaaatttcttagttcttttacatagtatcagagcctggttgatgaaaagaaaaatgagagagagttaTGAATCAGGGAAGAAAACTTCTAGTTCTTACACACTAAATTGGAATGACAACCCAAGTAACTTGATTACCCAAGTTCAATTGAAGGGCGAGAATTACGAAGAATGGGCGCGAGCTATGCGGACTGCATTGCGGGCCAAAAAGAAATATGGTTTTATTGATGGATCTGTTAAGCAACTAGCAGATGATTCACTGGAACTCGAAGATTGATGGACGGTTAACTCTATGCTGGTTTCTTGGGTGTTTAACACAACGTTATGGGATGAAATAAACAATTATGATCAAATACCAGTGTGTATCTGTGCAGGCTGCAGATGCAATCTTACCATTGAATTGGAAAGAAAGCGTGAAGAAGAGAGAGTTCAtcagtttttgatgagcttgaatgaagaaggatACGGAACAGTGCGCTCTAATATTTTGACCACTTAACCCTTGCCCAATTTGAATCGTGCCTATGCTATGGTTATTCAGTAAGAGCGGGTGCGAACTATGACACGAACCAAAGAAGAAAGAGGCAATCCTATGAGTTTTGCAATTCGAGCAGGAAGTCGAAATTTAGAGGGAGATAAAGACAAATCCTCAATTTGTTCTAATTGCAACAGGGAGGGACATGATGCTGAAAGTTGTTTCTAGCTGATAGGTTATCCAGAATGGTGGGGTAATAGACCACGTGAAACTTTTGCTGGATGAGGAGGTGGTCAAAAGCGTGGCAATAGAGCAGGACGTAGCAAGGGAGGAGTTGCTTGTGCCAACGCCACACAAGCAACTAGAGTTGATGGTGGGCGTGGAATTGTGACAGATTCAGATCGAAAAGGTCTTAGTGGATTAAATGAAGAGCAGTGGTTTGCTTTGCTAGGCATATTAAATTCTTGTCAGAATGGTGGCAATGAGAGACTGACAGGTACGCAGAGGATATTTCCTTGGATTATTGACATAGGAGCTTCCCATCATATGACAGGAACGTTGGCATTTTTTAGTGAATTGCGTGACATTGTGCCATGCTTAGTTGggttacctaatggagaaaagaccttggcggtgaaagaaggaactgtgttgcttggaggagacttgaaattgcaacgagtcctttatgtgccaaatttgaattgcaatatgatctctgtatcacaactacttaatgattcaaatttggttattcaactcactaacaaaatttgtgctatacaggacctaaattcgaggaacctgattgaagcgggtgagcaacgcgaggggctgtactttctcaagggagtgacatcggtacatgcttgcaaggtaactgatGTGGGGTCTTTTGAGCTTTGGCATACGAGAATGAGTCATCCGTCTTATAAGGTGGTAGAGTTAATTCCAGAAGTTGGTAGCATAGTtaggaaaactaataaaacttgtgaagtttgTTTTAGAGCAAAGCAAACAAGAGAGATTTTCTTTTCTAGTGATAATAAAGCTGATGGTGGTTTTGAATTGATACATTGTGATTTGTGGGAACCTTATAGAGTCAATTGTTGTTAAGAACTAAATTACTCCACAAGAAGTGGCTTGTGTTCTTGGATTACTCTCATGCTATTTAGATATATTTGCTGAATGGAAAACAAGAAGTAGCTTGtgttctgaaaaaatttgttaTGATAGTTAAACAAATACCTTAAATAAATGTAAAATAAGTGGCAAGCTAATAGTTGTCTTTCCAATATAATGTCTTATTGGATCCTCAGGATGGTGTAAATTTTCTCTTATATGATTCACAGCAGAGAAGCGCTAAGAAAGTTGCAATTTTTGGATCTTCACAGCGTGAGAGGTCTAGAAGATTAATCTCAGTAAATATTTGTGTAAGAAGCCTTGTTTCGGTCAATTTTAAGGCTGGGATTGCTGGGTCTTCTTCAGAGCATCAAAGCTAGAGAACATGAAAGAAGAAATAAagaagaaggtaaaatcaattgaTCGATTACAACATCAATGTTAATGAAGTGAAACTTCAGTTCTTCAGCATTTTTTATCGGTTCAGAATTTCTGATTTTAGTCTTAGCAAATCATTTTTTGTTCACAAATTTTCTTCTAAGCATTTGCAGGCATTTATCCCCTTTGTGGTTCGTTTTGCAATAAAAATAGCTATTAGTGCTTTCTTGGGTGTGGCAGCTGTGATGATTAATCATGTTTTGCCCTGCAAGATACTTTCCGGGAGCACCACAGATATGGTTCCTGGTTGATTCATCTTTGAGGCATTTTCATTAATGGACCTCCAGCCATTAAATCATTAACATCCATTTACAATTTCCTTGCTCCTGGGTCAGTTCAGAGTTCCACACAAAAATATCAAATGGCTCTGCCTctgtttcatttttattttttggcATATGATTCTCATTAGTGCCTGGTTTACTGTCAACAGTCATCCCG contains these protein-coding regions:
- the LOC131183784 gene encoding F-box/kelch-repeat protein At3g06240-like is translated as MAWRSLQVLQRCFWFLQWLAYDGKRMIFWNPATKKHQIGEGVILWKPPTKRDQILSTMLRGFSYDAINDDYKVIIMTQPYMENNMRVMVYSLKGNSSRRVEDLLDYSFVKYNRHESSSGVIFNGSLHWVVDRKGKVFNRFILAFDLGDEKFC